The following DNA comes from Curtobacterium sp. 9128.
CCTACACGCTGAAGCAGTCCGTCACGAGCGTCATCGCGGGGCAGATCGGCCCGACCCTGGCGCTGACGGTGTCCGCGCTCGTCATCGCATGGCTGCTCTCGATCGCGTCGACCCTCCTCACCGCCGGTCGCCCGGGCATCGTCGGACGCCTCGGCTCCGTCGTCGAGACCGTCGCCGCGGGGCTCCCGCAGTTCTGGCTCGGCCTCGTGCTGCTCCTGGTCTTCGCCGTGCAGCTGCACTGGTTCCCGGTCATCGGCTCCGGTCCGCTCGGCATCGTCCTGCCCGCCCTGACGCTGGCGATCCCGCTCGCCGGGTTCCTCGGGCAGGTCACCCGCGACGAGTTCGAGGACAAGCAGCAGCAGCCGTTCGTCCTCTCCGCCCGCAGTCGGGGCCTCTCCGAGCGCGCCATCCGCGGGAAGTACGTGCTCCGGCACGCGGCGCTCCCCGGCGTCACGCTGTCCGGCTGGGGCCTCGGCTCGCTCGTCTCCGGCGCCGTCATCGCCGAGGTCGTCTTCGCCCGCCAGGGCATCGGGCAGGTCCTGGTCACGGCCGTGAGCGCGCAGGACCTGCCGCTCGTGATCGGCATCACCTTCGTCGTGGCACTCGTCTACGTCGTGGCGAACATCCTCACCGACATCGCGTACGTCGTCATCGACCCACGACTGCGCCGCACGACGGGAGCCGCAGCATGACCACCGCAACGATCGCACCCATTGAACCCGACGTCCTGGACCCGGCCCCGGCACCCGCCGCGGCCGGCGTCCGGAAGGTGCGCCGGGCCTCCCACCCGTTGCGCCGCGTCTCGTTCTGGGTGGCCGCAGCGTTCATCGCGCTCGTCGCGGTGGCGGCCCTCTGGCCGTCCCTGCTCGCGCCGCAGGACCCGCTCGCCATCGACCTCGGCAAGAGCTTCGACGCACCCAGTGCGCAGCACGTGTTCGGGACCGACCAGTCCGGGCGCGACGTCTACTCGCGGGTCGTGCACGGCGCCGGCCAGTCGGTCCTGATCGGGGTCGGCGCGACCGCGCTCGGGCTCGCGGGGGCCGTGCTGCTCGGGGTCCTCGGCGGGCTCGGCGGCCGTGCCGTCGACGCCGTCGTGACCCGCGTGATCGAGGTGCTGTACGCGTTCCCGGGCATCCTGCTCGCGCTCATCCTGATCGCCGTGTTCGGGTCGAGTGCGGGGACGCAGATCCTCGCCGTCGGCATCGCGACCATCCCCGGGTACGCACGGATGGTCCGTGGCCAGGTGCTCGCCGTCCGTGGTGCACCGTACGTGCAGGCGGAGCGGGCGCTCGGGCACTCGTCGGCGCACGTGCTGTTCCGGACGCTGCTGCCGAACGCGTTCCGGCCGCTCACCGTCCTGGTCACGCTCGGCATCGGGCAGGCGATCGTCTGGGCGTCGGCGCTCGGGTTCCTCGGCATGGGCGTGCAACCGCCCGCACCGGAGTGGGGCGCGATGCTCAACGCCGGCCGCAACTACCTGCAACAGGCCTGGTGGCTCGACTTCTGGCCCGGTGTCGTGATCGTGCTGCTCGCCCTGTCGCTGACCGCCGTCGGTCGCGCCGTGCAGACCCTGACCCAGCCTGGAGGCCCCCGGTGACCACCGCAGACTCGCTCACGTCCGCCACGTCAGTCGTCCAGGGCCCAGCCCCGGTCGTCGACGTCCGGAACCTGTCCGTCGCCTTCGGCGACCGCACCGTCGTGCAGGACGTCTCCTTCACGCTCGACGCCGGCCGCTGCGTGGCGATCGTCGGCGAGTCCGGCTCCGGCAAGAGCGTCACCGCCCGGTCGTTTCTCGGGCTGAACGGGACCACTGCGACGACCACGGCCTCGGCCCTGTCGCTCGGCGGCCAGGACCTCCGCGACCTGTCCGACGGCGCATGGCGGAAGGTCCGCGGCAAGCAGGTCGGCTACGTGCTGCAGGACGCACTGGTCTCGCTCGACCCGCTCCGGAAGGTCGGGGCGTCCGTCGCCGATGCCCTGCGTGAGCACGGCGTCGGGCCCCGCTCCGTCCGGGAGCAGCAGGTGCTCTCGCTGCTCTCGCGCGTCGGTGTGCCGTCACCCGCGCTCCGTGCTCGTCAGCTGCCGTCGGAGCTGTCCGGCGGGCTCCGGCAGCGTGCGCTCATCGCCGCCGCGATCGCCCTCGACCCGGCCGTGCTCATCGCCGACGAGCCGACGACCGCGCTCGACACCACCGTGCAGGCGCAGATCCTGGCGCTCCTCGACGAGCTCCGTGCGGGCGGGACCGGGCTCGTGCTCATCAGTCACGACCTCGGCGTCGTCGAGCAGCTCGCGGACGACGTCGTCGTGATGCAGCACGGGGTCGTCGTCGAGCAGGGGCCCGTCGGCGCCGTGCTCGGCGACCCGCAGCACCCGTACACGAAGCGTCTGCTCGCGGCGATCCCGTCCGCACACGCACCGGGAGCCCGGCTGTCGGACGCTCCCCGTGCGACCCTCGCCCCGCGGCCGGCATCACGTCCGGTGCCCGTCGCCGGCTCCGTCGTGCTGTCGGTGTCGCACGTGACCAAGCGGTACCGGGGGCCCGACCGGGTCACGCGGACCGTGGTCGACGACGTGTCGTTCGAGCTCCGCGCGGGCGAGACGCTCGGCATCGTGGGGGAGTCCGGCTCCGGGAAGTCCACGACCGCGGCGATCGCCCTCGCACTGACCCCGCCCTCGTCGGGGACGGTCACGTTCGAGGGCCGCCCGTGGTCGGACCTGTCCGAGCGGGCTCGTCGCGGCGATCGTCCGCGCATCGCCACGGTGTCGCAGGACCCGCTGTCCTCGTTCGACCCCCGTCGGACGGTCGGCGACCTCATCCGCTCCGCCCTGACGGGTGCGCGCGCCGCGCGAAGGTCATCCGACGACGGTCGTTCCGACTCCGCTCGCGTGGAGGAACTCCTCACGGGCGTCGGGCTCGACGTGGGGATCGCCCGCCGGCACCCCTCGACGCTGTCCGGCGGGCAGCGCCAGCGCGTGGCCATCGCCCGAGCGCTCGCCACCGACCCCGACGTGCTCGTCCTCGACGAGGCCGTCAGCGCGCTCGACGTCTCCGTCCAGGCGCAGGTGCTCGACCTCCTCGCGGACATCCGCCAGGAGTACGGCACCGCCGCGCTCTTCATCTCGCACGACCTCGGGGTGATCCACCACGTCAGCGACCGCGTGCTCGTGCTGCGCGACGGTCGTGTCGTCGAGGAGGGGCCGGCCGACCAGGTCTTCCGCTCCCCGCGCGACCCGTACACGCAGGGGCTGCTCGACGCGGTCCCCGGCGTCAGCATCCACCGGAACCCGCAGGAGGAACCATGACCGTCACCACACTCCCCACCCGGGACTCGCTGCTGGAGCGCTTCGCCCCGGTGTTCGCCCGGATCGCGGACGGCGCCGTGGACCGCGAGCAGCACCGCACGCTGCCGCACGAGCAGGTCAGGTGGCTCGCGGACGCGGGGTTCACGGCCGTCACCGTCCCGGTCGCCGCGGGCGGTGCCGGCGCTTCGGCATCGGACCTGTTCACCCTGCTCATCCGGCTCGCCGAGGCCGACTCGAACATCCCACAACTGCTCCGCGCGCACTTCGCCTTCGTCGAGGAACTGCTGCTCGACCCGGACGTCGTCCGCCGCGACGAGTGGTTCACGCGGATCGCCGCGGGCGAGGTGTTCGGGAACGCCAGTCACGAGCGCTCCACCGCGGCCGTCGGCTCCCTGTCGACGCACATCGTCCCAGACGGCGACGGCTGGCGTCTGCACGGCCAGAAGCACTACAGCACCGGCACGATCTTCGCGGACTGGACCACCGTCACCGCGCAGACGCCGGACGGCCACACCGTCGGGGTCACCGTGCGGGTGGACGACCCGGACGTCGAGGTCCACGACGACTGGAACGGCTTCGGACAGCGCCTGACCGGCAGCGGCACCACGACGTTCGACGGGGTCCGCGTCGAGCTCTGGCAGCTCCGACCCGAGCGTGCCGAGCGACGCACGGTGCTGCCGGCGTTCCTGCAGACCGTGCTGCTCGCCTCGCTCGCGGGGGTCGGCGCGGCCGCAGCCCGCGACGCCGCCGCGTTCGTGCGGTCCCGGACCCGGCACTACCAGCACGGGGTCGGCCGGACCGCGGCGTCCGACCCGCTCGTGCAGTCCGTCGTCGGCCGGATCGCATCGGACGCCGTCGCCGCAGAGGCCCTCGTGCTGAACGCCGCCGCCGCCATCGACACCGCACACGACGCGATCGTGGACGGCGAGGACGGCCCCGAGCTCGACGCGGTCATCGACGCCGCCGAGCTCCGGACGATCGCCGTGCAGGGGACCGTCGTCGAGGTCGTCCTGCGTGCGACGACGACCCTGTTCGAGGTCGGCGGTGCGAGTGCGACCGACCGCGACCGTGCACTCGACCGGCACTGGCGGAACGCCCGGACGCTGTCGTCGCACAACCCCGTCGTGTTCCAGCAGCGGGTGATCGGCGACCACCTGGTGAACGGCGCTCCCCTGACCTACTTCTGGGCCACGGGCGAGACCCGCTGAGCGCCTGTCGACTCGCATCCGGCACGGGCTCTGAGTGGGGTGAAATCTGGCATGGAAGCAGATATCGTGGGGTCGTGGACTTCATCGGGACGGCACTACAAGGCGGCCTCGTAGTGCTCGCAGCCCTGTTCGCGGTCGTCGTCGTCGTCGCTGTCGTCCAGCTGGGTCGGCTAGCGCGCGGTCAGCGCCGAAGCCGCGCGGATCGCCACGTGCATGATGTTCTCCGAGCCGAGGGGTACACCGAAGACGAGATCAGTCAGGCTCAACGGGACTATCAGTAAGGGGCGCGACTCCGGCGCGTGACGCCCCTCACTGCTGACCAGGACGTCACTCGGGGAAGTCGCCCCGCAGCCAGCCGACGTACCGCTCGAGCGACGACTCGACGATCCCCGATGCGTCGGCGGAGAGCTCGCCGAAGGCGCTGTAGAGCCGATCGAACGCGAACCCCCGCGCCACGCCCTGCACCCGACGAACCGCGCGCTCGGGCAGCGGGATGTTGTTCACGAAGCTCCGCATCACGTTCGCCGACCGCCGGTCGCCGCCGACCGCGATCGTGTCGCCCGTGAGCAGCACGCCGCGTCCGTCGGAACCGGCTGCCCAGTGCACGACGCTGCTCCCCGCGAAGTGCCCGCCTGCCTCGACCATGACGAGCCCGGGCAGCAGCTCGACCCGGTCCCGCCACAGCGCGATCACCGGGTCCGGCCGGCGGATCCAGTGCCCGTCCTTCTCGTTGACCAGGACGGGGACCCGGTCGAAGGCGTGGCTCCACTGGATCGACGACCCGGTCAGGTGCGGGTGGCTCGAGGCGATCACCGCGACGCCACCGAGGGCACGCACGGCTGCGACCCCGGCCGCGTCGATGAACCCCGGCGGCTCGAACAGCAGGTTCCCGCCCTCGGTCTGCACGAGGAGTCCACGCTGGTTGATGCCGAGCGCGGGCTCGGTCGTGATCGCGTGCAGGCCCGGTTCGATCTCGGTGACGACGATCCGGAGGCCCTCGTCGGCGAGGGTGTCCCGGGTCGTCCATCGCTGTCCGCCCACCGGGACGAACTGCCGTTCGTCCGAGCAGATCTCGCAGCGGACGGGTGGTTCGTCGGTGTCGGCGTGCTCGATGGCGCACGTGGCGCAGGTCCAGACGGTCATGGCATCCAGTGAACGACCTCAACCAAGGTGGAGATCAAGCCCTTTGGTACCATCAGGGAACGCAGTGTGTATCTACCGGCCGTCGCACCTCGACGGACAACGGCGGCACCCGATGGGTCCGCCGGACAGACGCGGGCCGAGAAGGCACACCTCGACATGCTCCAACCGCGTTCTTCCGACGCATCGCTGATCGCCCACGCCGGACGGTCCTACTTCCCGATCGCGTTCATCGCCCGGCTCCCCTTCGCGATGATGGTCGTCGGCGTCCTGACCCTCGTCGTCGCATCCCGTGACTCCGTCGCCCTCGGTGGCATCAACTCCGCCTTCGTCGGCATCGGCTCGGCGGTCTTCGGCCCGATGGTGGGCGCAGCGGCCGACCGGCTCGGCCAGCGGAAGGTGCTGGTCCCCGTCGGCCTGGCGAACGGTGGGCTGCTGGGCGTCCTGCCGTTCGTCGTGCAGAGCGCCGCTCCGGACCTCGCCGTGCTGGCGATGTCGTTCCTCATCGGCGCGACGGCACCCCAGGTCGCGCCGATGTCCCGCACGCGGCTCGTCGCGATCATCCGGCAGCGCATGTCGGGGGACCGTCGCGAGCGGGTGCTCAGCGGCACGATGGCGTACGAGTCCGCCGCCGACGAGACGGTGTTCATCATCGGCCCGTTCCTGGTCGGGCTGCTCGCGAGCGCGATCGCCCCGTGGGTGGCCGTCGCGGGCGCGTCCGTGCTGACATTCGTGTTCGTGACGGCGTTCGCGCTGCACCCGACCGGCAAGCTGTCCGCCGGGCAGCACGCCGTGGTCGCCCAGGCGCCGGCTCGGGAGCTCCTGCGCCCGCGGCTCGTCGTCGTGGTCGCCGGGATCCTCGGCATCGGCTTCTTCTTCGGTTCGACCCTGACCTCGCTGACCGCGTTCATGGAGATCCACGGCGAGTCCTCGCAGGCCGGGCTCCTCTACGGCCTGATGGGGATCGGCTCCGCGGGACTCGCGCTCGGTTCGGCGGCGTTCCCGAAGACGTTCGGCATCGGGTGGCGGTGGCTCGTCTTCGGTCTCGTGCTCCTCGGCGGGGCCGTCGCGTTCGCCTCCGCGGACTCGGTGCTCGCGGTCGGGATCGTCCTCGCGATCATGGGGGTCGGCATCGGCCCGACGCTGGTCGCGCAGTACAGCCTCGGCTCGGACCGGTCGCCCGTCGGGCGCTCGGCGACGACCATGACGATCCTCGGCTCCGCCGTGATCGTCGGCCAGTCGCTCACCTCGGCGGTCGTCGGCGAGGTCGCGGAACGATCCGGCACCGAAGCCGCGATGCTCTTCCCGGCCCTGTCCGCCGCCCTCGTGGTGCTCGCGGCCGTCGTCAACCTGGTCCTGTCGCGTCGCGACCAGCGGGGCTGACGCGACCACGGGACGGACGGGAGGCTCCCCACCGGTCACGGCCGACCCGCCGCTGGCGCGTCGGTCCGGAACCGGCCGGTGTGGGCCCAGGTGCCAGCCCGCACCGAGCCTCCCGTCCGTCCCCCCGTCCGTCCACCGGTCGCGTCCTGCGGATACGTTCGGTCCATGGACGAAGCGAGTCGCGACCTCATCCCCGCCGGCACCACGTTCACGGCCGACGACGTCACCTGGTGGGCCGGGAAGGGCGAGCGGTCCCTCGACCAGGCGATCGCCGAGGCCGACGTCCTCGTCAGTGCTCCGCATGCCGGAGCAGCGATCCCGGAGGAGCTCGACCGGTTCCTCGCGCCGGAGTTCACGCGGCGGCTGCAGTACGACTACACCGACGTGTCGACGAGCGCCGTCGTGCGTCGCTGGGCCGAGATCGATCCCCGCGTCGTCGTCGTCGAGAACCCGCACCCCCGCATGGTGCGCGACCCGAACCGTGCACGTCCGGCGAGCCTCGTCGACGACCTGCGCGAGGCGTTCGACCGCGTCCGCACGGCCGGCCGCGGGAACCGCGTGGACCTCGGCGGTGTCGACGCGATCCGCCCGGTGACGTTCTCGTTCTTCCCGCTCATCGAGCCGCCGACCTCGGACGCGGCGCTCGTGGACCTGGCCGCGGCGTTCGAAGACGTCGCCGACCGCGGGCTCGGCGTGTACGAACGGACCCGCGACGAACTCATCGAGCGTTTCGTGACGCGCACCATGGCCGGCGGCGGCACGTTCACCACGCTCTCCTTCCACGACACGATGAACACCACCACGAGGATCGACGGCGCGGTCGACGTTCCCCGGGAGCCGGCGGACCGGCTCCCGGGGATGGTGGCGCTCTCGAACCGCGGCGACGCGAACGGTGACCGGCGTGGGGACGACGCCGTGACGATGGACCCGGCGCGACTGCGGTCTCTGGCGGCGGCGCACCGGATGGCGTTCGGGGTGCCGGACGGCGCCGTGCAGTGCAACCAGCCGTACCTCGGCAGCCAGGAGATCATCCGCGCCGGAGCCCGGTTCGCGCAGCTGGCGAACGACGCCGCCGTGCACGGGGCGACGTTCGACGCGGTGCAGGCCGAGTTCCTGCGGGAGTTCCTGCTCGGCGACGCGAACACGGCGGTGCTCCGTGCGCCGGGGACCGGGTGGGTCACGCCGGATGCCGCGCACGTGGACCGCATCGCGCACGCGTGCCGAGACGCCTGGGACGCGTACCGAGCTGCCTGATGTCAGCCGTCCCTGCGATGATTTGTTATGAAGTCGACCTTTCATAACACTTCGTCGGAGGAACGCCGTGCAACCGAGTCCCTACACGCCTGGTGAGGTCGCGCGCGCGGTCCCCGGGCGCGCCGCGCAGGTCGCCGACGTGGACGAGCGATTGTCCGTACTGGTCGATCTCCGCCGACTGGTCGGCCGGATCCGTGTCGACCACGCGCCCCGCGGCTTCGGGAAGACCTCGCTGCTCCGAGAGTACGAGCGACGGGCTCGCGCGCGAGGGGTGGTGACTGTGTGGGTCACGGCCGGCGAGGAGCAAGGCCTCATCGAGCAGATCTGCAATGCGGTCGACAAGGCCACCGAGGAGTTCGGTGCCGTCACTCGGCGGAAGATCCGAGATCGAGTCGACTCGGTACGGATGACCGTCGGTGCTCCCGGACTCGCGCAGGTCTCCGGCACGGTGCGAGCGCCGGAGCGTTCAGCAGAGCCGAACGGTTCTCGTGCGTTCGAACGAGTGATCCGTGCCGCTGCTGAGGACACCGTGGGCATCGTGATCCTCGTCGACGAGATCCAGGCCGCCGACCCCGCTGGTCTCCGGACCCTGGTCTACGCCTGGCAGCACCTGCAAGCCGAGGCGCAGGACCTGCCGGTGGCACTCTTCGCAGCGGGCCTCCCGAACGCGCCAGAGGTGATCGCGTCGATCGTGACCTTCAGCGAACGCATCGCGTATCGCCCCCTTGGCCCTCTCGAGCGTGAGGCCGAGGAAGTCGCGCTCGTCGGGCCCGCACGAGCACTTGGAGTCTCTTGGACGCCACGGGCCGTCGACTTGGCGTTGGCCATCGCGCAGGGCTACCCGTACGCCGTGCAGCTCATCGCGGATGCTGCATGGGCGGCCACGGGCAGGCCTGATCCCGGTGGTGTGATCGACCTGGGCGGAGTGGAGCGAGGGCGCATCGCGATGCGAGCAGACCTCGACGCGCTGTTCCGCGCACGGTGGGCGAGCTGCTCACCGCTCGAACGCCGGATGGTCGTGGCGATGGCCGAGAACGGTGACGGCCCGGTCGCTCGAGCGACGATCGCATCGGACCTGGGTACCTCGACGAACCAACTGTCGACACCCCGTGCGCGGCTGATCGACAAGGGTCTCGTTCAGCCAGCCGACCGCGGGATGCTCCAGTTCACGATCCCCGGATTCGCGGAGTTCGTCCGCTCACTCGAAGGGGAGTGAGGAGGCCGCCTGGCCGCGGGGTCAGCCCCAGAGCAGGCCGAACACCGCGCCGAACACGATCGTCGTCGCCGCGAGCACGAGCGTCGGGATGAAGAACGAGTGGTCGACGAGCTTCGTGCCGAGCTTCGTGCTGCCCGTCGGGTCGAAGTTCGCCGCCGCGATCTGCGACCCGTTCGTCGGCAACAGGTAGATGCCCGCGAACGCGCCCGCCCACATGCCGCTGAGCAGCCCGAGCGGGATGCCCGCAGCGAGCCCGATCGGCACGATCGTCCTGGTCGCCGTCGACTGGCTCGTGGTGAGCACACAGACCAGGAAGACACCGAGGGCGAAGATCCACGGCGCAGCGGTCACGAGGCCGCCGATCGACGTCGAGATCTCCTCGGTGTAGTGCGACAGGAAGGTGTCGGTCAGCCAGGCGAGCCCGAAGAGCGCCACGGCGGAGACCATGCCGGCGCGGAACACCGTCGCCGTCGGGACCTCGGACGCCTTCGGCCGGCTGATCAGGATGATGAGCGTGCCGACGACGAACATCACGATCTCGATGATCGGCGTCATGCTCACCGGCACCCCCTCGGCGTCGAGCGGGCGGAGGCCCCGGAAGAGCCCGAACACCACGATCGCGACGACGCCGAGCAGGAACACGATCGCCGCGTTGCGTCCGCCGGAGGTCACGGTGACCTCGGCCTTCGCCGCGTCGGCCGCCGCGGACCCCGGCGCAGGGATGGTCCCGGCGGCGATGCGCGCCTGGATGTCGGGGTCGTGCGCGATGTCATTGCCGAGCCGTCCGACCACGAACGACGACACGACGATGCCCGCGATCGCCGCCGGGATCGTCACCTTGAGGATGTCGACGAGCTCGTACCCGTACGGCGGCACCTCGGTCAGTGTCACCATCGCCGCCATGGCTGCCGAGACCGGGCTGCAGGCGAGGGCGACGCCGGTGGCCACCACCGAGAGTGACAGGGGCCGCGAGGGTCGGATGCCGTTCCGGTAGGACAGGTCCTGGATGACGGGCAGCAGCGGGTAGAGGATGTTCGAGGTCCCCGCGCCGACGGAGAACAGGAACGCGACGAGCGGGGCGATCAGGGTGATCTGCTTCGGGAAGCGCGAGATGATCTTCGCCGCGACCGACACCATCCAGTCGATGCCGCCGGCGACCTGCATGATCGACGAGGCGACGACGACCGAGATCACGATGAGCAGCGCGTCGATCGGCGGCGACCCCGGCGGCAACCGGAAGACGAACACCAGGATCGCGACACCGAAGCCGCCCCAGAGCCCCAGCCCGACGCCGCTCGACCGGGTGCCCATGACGATGCACCCGAGCACGACCAGCAGTTCCACGATGAACAGCACGACGTCCATGCCGGACCCCTCCGTGTCAGCGCCCCGGCCCCTGTCCGGCGCGTCGAGCGCGAGCCTATCCAGGAAGCGCAGAGCCGGTTCGGTGCTGCATGAGGCGAAGGTGAAGCGGTTCCGTGCCAGCATGACGGGCATGGCACGGCAGACGACGGTCCTCGTGGTGGACGACGACCCGAACGTGCTGCTCGGCATCCGTGTCGCCCTCGAGACCGACGGCCACGCGGTCGTGACCGCTCCCGACGGTCGGCAGGCACTCGCCGCGGTCGTGTCGGACGACCCCGACGCCGTCGTGCTCGACCTGGCGATGCCCTTCCTCGACGGCCTCGGCGTGTGCCGGGCCCTGCGTGCCGCCGGCGACGCCGTCCCGGTGATGATGCTCACCGCGCACGACCGACCCCGCGAACGCGTGGACGGACTCGACGCCGGTGCGGACGACTACCTCGGCAAGCCGTTCGACGTCGACGAGCTCCGGGCACGGGTGCGTGCGCTCGTCCGACGAGGTGGCCAGACCACGGGGACGGACCAGCCCACCTGGCGCGGGAACGGTCTCGACGCCGAGCAGCAGCGCCTCCTGACGGCAGCCGGCCCCGTCGACCTCACGCGCACCGAGACCGTCGTCGCCGAGCTGCTCTTCCGGGACCCTGCCCGCGTGCGCACCCGCGACGAGCTCGGCGAGGCGGTGTGGCCCGACGGATCCGTGCCCACGTCGAACGCCCTCGACGTCGCGGTGAGCTCCCTGCGACGGAAGCTCGTCGCCGCGACCGACGGCCCCGCGATCACGGCCGTCCGCGGTCTCGGCTACCGGCTCGAGTCATGAGGACGCGGACCGGATCCCTCCGCCGTCGCCTGGCCGCCGTCGTGGCCGGAGCCGTCGCGGTCGCCGTCGTCCTGGTGGCCGTCCTGACGTGGTTCGTCGTCGCCTCGCAGCTGCACAGCGCGCTCGACACCTCCCTCGACCGCGAGGCCACCCGCGTCCAACGTCTGATCCAGGCGAACGCCGACTGGACCGGCGAGGGGAGTGGCGGGTGCGCGTACGCCGTGGAGCCCGCGTGCGTCCGGCGCATCGACACGAGCGAGCCGGTGGGGGCTGGGAGCGGGCCGCTCACCGTCACCGAGCAGGCGCACGCGGTCGCCACCCGGGAATCGGCACGCGCGCGGTACACGGCCGACGGGGTCCGGGTCGCCGTGGTCCCGACCCGTACGGGCGAGGCCGTGATGGTCGGCGTCCCCACCCGCCAGACCGAGACGGCGCTCACGCGCACGGCCATCGCGCTCGCCGTCGCCGGTGCGATCGGGATCGTGCTCGCCGCGGCCCTCGGGTACGTCGTCGCCACCGTGGGGCTCCGGCCCGTGCGCGCGCTCGACACCGCGGTGCGACGGGTCCGGGACACCGCCGATCCGCACGAGCGCGTCGACGTGCACCGCAACGACGAACTCGGGCGGCTCGCCGGCGCCTTCGACGAGATGCTCGCCGAGCTCGCGGCCGCCAGCGACGCGCAG
Coding sequences within:
- a CDS encoding MFS transporter, coding for MLQPRSSDASLIAHAGRSYFPIAFIARLPFAMMVVGVLTLVVASRDSVALGGINSAFVGIGSAVFGPMVGAAADRLGQRKVLVPVGLANGGLLGVLPFVVQSAAPDLAVLAMSFLIGATAPQVAPMSRTRLVAIIRQRMSGDRRERVLSGTMAYESAADETVFIIGPFLVGLLASAIAPWVAVAGASVLTFVFVTAFALHPTGKLSAGQHAVVAQAPARELLRPRLVVVVAGILGIGFFFGSTLTSLTAFMEIHGESSQAGLLYGLMGIGSAGLALGSAAFPKTFGIGWRWLVFGLVLLGGAVAFASADSVLAVGIVLAIMGVGIGPTLVAQYSLGSDRSPVGRSATTMTILGSAVIVGQSLTSAVVGEVAERSGTEAAMLFPALSAALVVLAAVVNLVLSRRDQRG
- a CDS encoding ABC transporter ATP-binding protein, translating into MTTADSLTSATSVVQGPAPVVDVRNLSVAFGDRTVVQDVSFTLDAGRCVAIVGESGSGKSVTARSFLGLNGTTATTTASALSLGGQDLRDLSDGAWRKVRGKQVGYVLQDALVSLDPLRKVGASVADALREHGVGPRSVREQQVLSLLSRVGVPSPALRARQLPSELSGGLRQRALIAAAIALDPAVLIADEPTTALDTTVQAQILALLDELRAGGTGLVLISHDLGVVEQLADDVVVMQHGVVVEQGPVGAVLGDPQHPYTKRLLAAIPSAHAPGARLSDAPRATLAPRPASRPVPVAGSVVLSVSHVTKRYRGPDRVTRTVVDDVSFELRAGETLGIVGESGSGKSTTAAIALALTPPSSGTVTFEGRPWSDLSERARRGDRPRIATVSQDPLSSFDPRRTVGDLIRSALTGARAARRSSDDGRSDSARVEELLTGVGLDVGIARRHPSTLSGGQRQRVAIARALATDPDVLVLDEAVSALDVSVQAQVLDLLADIRQEYGTAALFISHDLGVIHHVSDRVLVLRDGRVVEEGPADQVFRSPRDPYTQGLLDAVPGVSIHRNPQEEP
- a CDS encoding N-formylglutamate amidohydrolase: MDEASRDLIPAGTTFTADDVTWWAGKGERSLDQAIAEADVLVSAPHAGAAIPEELDRFLAPEFTRRLQYDYTDVSTSAVVRRWAEIDPRVVVVENPHPRMVRDPNRARPASLVDDLREAFDRVRTAGRGNRVDLGGVDAIRPVTFSFFPLIEPPTSDAALVDLAAAFEDVADRGLGVYERTRDELIERFVTRTMAGGGTFTTLSFHDTMNTTTRIDGAVDVPREPADRLPGMVALSNRGDANGDRRGDDAVTMDPARLRSLAAAHRMAFGVPDGAVQCNQPYLGSQEIIRAGARFAQLANDAAVHGATFDAVQAEFLREFLLGDANTAVLRAPGTGWVTPDAAHVDRIAHACRDAWDAYRAA
- a CDS encoding AAA family ATPase; the protein is MQPSPYTPGEVARAVPGRAAQVADVDERLSVLVDLRRLVGRIRVDHAPRGFGKTSLLREYERRARARGVVTVWVTAGEEQGLIEQICNAVDKATEEFGAVTRRKIRDRVDSVRMTVGAPGLAQVSGTVRAPERSAEPNGSRAFERVIRAAAEDTVGIVILVDEIQAADPAGLRTLVYAWQHLQAEAQDLPVALFAAGLPNAPEVIASIVTFSERIAYRPLGPLEREAEEVALVGPARALGVSWTPRAVDLALAIAQGYPYAVQLIADAAWAATGRPDPGGVIDLGGVERGRIAMRADLDALFRARWASCSPLERRMVVAMAENGDGPVARATIASDLGTSTNQLSTPRARLIDKGLVQPADRGMLQFTIPGFAEFVRSLEGE
- a CDS encoding hydrolase gives rise to the protein MTVWTCATCAIEHADTDEPPVRCEICSDERQFVPVGGQRWTTRDTLADEGLRIVVTEIEPGLHAITTEPALGINQRGLLVQTEGGNLLFEPPGFIDAAGVAAVRALGGVAVIASSHPHLTGSSIQWSHAFDRVPVLVNEKDGHWIRRPDPVIALWRDRVELLPGLVMVEAGGHFAGSSVVHWAAGSDGRGVLLTGDTIAVGGDRRSANVMRSFVNNIPLPERAVRRVQGVARGFAFDRLYSAFGELSADASGIVESSLERYVGWLRGDFPE
- a CDS encoding acyl-CoA dehydrogenase family protein codes for the protein MTVTTLPTRDSLLERFAPVFARIADGAVDREQHRTLPHEQVRWLADAGFTAVTVPVAAGGAGASASDLFTLLIRLAEADSNIPQLLRAHFAFVEELLLDPDVVRRDEWFTRIAAGEVFGNASHERSTAAVGSLSTHIVPDGDGWRLHGQKHYSTGTIFADWTTVTAQTPDGHTVGVTVRVDDPDVEVHDDWNGFGQRLTGSGTTTFDGVRVELWQLRPERAERRTVLPAFLQTVLLASLAGVGAAAARDAAAFVRSRTRHYQHGVGRTAASDPLVQSVVGRIASDAVAAEALVLNAAAAIDTAHDAIVDGEDGPELDAVIDAAELRTIAVQGTVVEVVLRATTTLFEVGGASATDRDRALDRHWRNARTLSSHNPVVFQQRVIGDHLVNGAPLTYFWATGETR
- a CDS encoding ABC transporter permease — translated: MTTATIAPIEPDVLDPAPAPAAAGVRKVRRASHPLRRVSFWVAAAFIALVAVAALWPSLLAPQDPLAIDLGKSFDAPSAQHVFGTDQSGRDVYSRVVHGAGQSVLIGVGATALGLAGAVLLGVLGGLGGRAVDAVVTRVIEVLYAFPGILLALILIAVFGSSAGTQILAVGIATIPGYARMVRGQVLAVRGAPYVQAERALGHSSAHVLFRTLLPNAFRPLTVLVTLGIGQAIVWASALGFLGMGVQPPAPEWGAMLNAGRNYLQQAWWLDFWPGVVIVLLALSLTAVGRAVQTLTQPGGPR
- a CDS encoding ABC transporter permease; protein product: MVIRVTRRIVEAVVLLLAVGTIVFFLEHAVPGDPAVAILGGAAAHPTKEAVAAVTEQYGFDRPLIAQYGDFLGGLFRLDFGESYTLKQSVTSVIAGQIGPTLALTVSALVIAWLLSIASTLLTAGRPGIVGRLGSVVETVAAGLPQFWLGLVLLLVFAVQLHWFPVIGSGPLGIVLPALTLAIPLAGFLGQVTRDEFEDKQQQPFVLSARSRGLSERAIRGKYVLRHAALPGVTLSGWGLGSLVSGAVIAEVVFARQGIGQVLVTAVSAQDLPLVIGITFVVALVYVVANILTDIAYVVIDPRLRRTTGAAA